In Scatophagus argus isolate fScaArg1 chromosome 3, fScaArg1.pri, whole genome shotgun sequence, one genomic interval encodes:
- the sp7 gene encoding transcription factor Sp7 isoform X1, producing the protein MSSFYPPISVHSPPSLGFLLPLSESSKSPEPVIRGRAPRASKHFPALEPNFSQSVPGLRAALLPLPSASLGFCFSGMAASILEVGNVIEDARYGSSPLAMLTATCNKFGSTSPVRDSATPGKTGSTTPVKKPYAMTSDLQTAKNGRTADGTGLADSYTGSFTAAGGGGSGLLTPTGSPPPSAGGYTTEYNPFSHSFQTSASQDPSLLVSKAHATADCLTSVYTSLDMTHPYGSWYKAGIHPGITAAPANATSSWWDVHPNSNWLSATQPQTDGGLQASLQPVAPQASLSPQLPSYSTDFTPLNPAPYPSVGLGSSSHLLQPSQHMLPQDMYKPKPVPSAGLIESPMGLKPARGSGSYSGGSAPTRSSCDCPNCQELERLGASAASLRKKPVHSCHIPGCGKVYGKASHLKAHLRWHTGERPFVCNWLFCGKRFTRSDELERHVRTHTREKKFTCLLCNKRFTRSDHLSKHQKTHADSAMQGKAVAVEGETDPRSEETTELNASAVPSNPVTDQIANGDEKTGTPNGVENSSGLLEI; encoded by the exons ATGTCCTCTTTCTATCCACCAATCTCCGTCcattctcctccatctctgggTTTTTTATTGCCTCTTAGCGAGTCTTCAAAGAGCCCAGAGCCTGTAATTAGGGGGCGGGCTCCCCGTGCCTCAAAACACTTCCCCGCGTTGGAGCCCAACTTCTCCCAAAGTGTCCCGGGACTCAGAGCTGCGCTTCTCCCGCTCCCCTCAGCTTCCTTAGGATTTTGTTTCTCAGGGATGGCCGCATCTATTCTGGAGGTAGGGAATGTAATT GAAGACGCACGCTATGGCTCCAGTCCTCTGGCTATGTTAACTGCTACCTGTAACAAATTTGGCAGCACAAGCCCCGTCAGGGATTCAGCTACACCCGGGAAGACCGGCAGTACTACTCCAGTAAAGAAGCCCTACgccatgacctctgaccttcagACAGCTAAGAACGGGCGGACCGCAGACGGCACTGGCCTGGCGGACTCCTACACTGGCTCCTtcactgcagctggaggaggaggcagtGGGCTGCTTACCCCCACTGGAAGCCCCCCTCCTTCAGCTGGAGGCTACACTACAGAATATAACCCTTTTTCCCACTCCTTCCAGACCTCCGCCTCCCAGGACCCCTCTCTTTTAGTGTCCAAGGCCCACGCTACGGCCGACTGCCTCACCAGTGTCTATACCTCGCTGGATATGACACATCCCTATGGCTCCTGGTATAAAGCTGGCATCCATCCTGGCATTACTGCTGCTCCAGCTAATGCCACGTCCTCCTGGTGGGATGTCCACCCCAACTCCAACTGGTTGTCAGCAACCCAGCCCCAGACGGACGGAGGCCTCCAAGCCTCTCTGCAGCCTGTGGCACCCCAGGCCTCCCTTAGCCCACAGCTGCCCAGTTACAGCACCGACTTTACGCCACTCAACCCAGCTCCTTACCCTTCTGTGGGACTGGGCTCCTCCTCGCACCTCCTGCAGCCCTCCCAGCACATGCTGCCCCAGGACATGTACAAGCCCAAGCCTGTGCCAAGTGCAGGGCTGATTGAGAGTCCCATGGGCCTAAAGCCTGCCAGGGGATCAGGGAGCTACAGCGGAGGAAGTGCACCCACCAGGTCCTCATGTGACTGCCCCAACTGCCAGGAGCTGGAGAGGCTGGGGGCCTCAGCTGCATCCCTGAGGAAGAAGCCGGTCCACAGCTGCCACATCCCAGGCTGTGGGAAGGTCTACGGCAAGGCCTCCCACCTCAAGGCTCACTTACGCTGGCACACTGGCGAACGGCCCTTTGTTTGCAACTGGCTGTTCTGTGGGAAACGTTTCACCCGCTCAGACGAACTGGAGAGGCACGTGCGCACCCATACACGGGAGAAGAAGTTCACCTGTCTACTGTGCAACAAGCGTTTCACACGCAGCGACCACCTCTCGAAGCACCAGAAGACCCATGCAGATTCTGCAATGCAGGGGAAAGCTGTAGCTGTGGAGGGAGAAACGGATCCGCGGAGTGAAGAGACCACAGAGCTCAATGCCAGCGCCGTACCCAGCAACCCTGTCACTGACCAAATCGCCAATGGAGATGAGAAGACTGGAACACCTAATGGAGTGGAGAACAGTAGTGGACTATTGGAGATCTGA
- the sp7 gene encoding transcription factor Sp7 isoform X2: MSSFYPPISVHSPPSLGFLLPLSESSKSPEPVIRGRAPRASKHFPALEPNFSQSVPGLRAALLPLPSASLGFCFSGMAASILEEDARYGSSPLAMLTATCNKFGSTSPVRDSATPGKTGSTTPVKKPYAMTSDLQTAKNGRTADGTGLADSYTGSFTAAGGGGSGLLTPTGSPPPSAGGYTTEYNPFSHSFQTSASQDPSLLVSKAHATADCLTSVYTSLDMTHPYGSWYKAGIHPGITAAPANATSSWWDVHPNSNWLSATQPQTDGGLQASLQPVAPQASLSPQLPSYSTDFTPLNPAPYPSVGLGSSSHLLQPSQHMLPQDMYKPKPVPSAGLIESPMGLKPARGSGSYSGGSAPTRSSCDCPNCQELERLGASAASLRKKPVHSCHIPGCGKVYGKASHLKAHLRWHTGERPFVCNWLFCGKRFTRSDELERHVRTHTREKKFTCLLCNKRFTRSDHLSKHQKTHADSAMQGKAVAVEGETDPRSEETTELNASAVPSNPVTDQIANGDEKTGTPNGVENSSGLLEI; this comes from the exons ATGTCCTCTTTCTATCCACCAATCTCCGTCcattctcctccatctctgggTTTTTTATTGCCTCTTAGCGAGTCTTCAAAGAGCCCAGAGCCTGTAATTAGGGGGCGGGCTCCCCGTGCCTCAAAACACTTCCCCGCGTTGGAGCCCAACTTCTCCCAAAGTGTCCCGGGACTCAGAGCTGCGCTTCTCCCGCTCCCCTCAGCTTCCTTAGGATTTTGTTTCTCAGGGATGGCCGCATCTATTCTGGAG GAAGACGCACGCTATGGCTCCAGTCCTCTGGCTATGTTAACTGCTACCTGTAACAAATTTGGCAGCACAAGCCCCGTCAGGGATTCAGCTACACCCGGGAAGACCGGCAGTACTACTCCAGTAAAGAAGCCCTACgccatgacctctgaccttcagACAGCTAAGAACGGGCGGACCGCAGACGGCACTGGCCTGGCGGACTCCTACACTGGCTCCTtcactgcagctggaggaggaggcagtGGGCTGCTTACCCCCACTGGAAGCCCCCCTCCTTCAGCTGGAGGCTACACTACAGAATATAACCCTTTTTCCCACTCCTTCCAGACCTCCGCCTCCCAGGACCCCTCTCTTTTAGTGTCCAAGGCCCACGCTACGGCCGACTGCCTCACCAGTGTCTATACCTCGCTGGATATGACACATCCCTATGGCTCCTGGTATAAAGCTGGCATCCATCCTGGCATTACTGCTGCTCCAGCTAATGCCACGTCCTCCTGGTGGGATGTCCACCCCAACTCCAACTGGTTGTCAGCAACCCAGCCCCAGACGGACGGAGGCCTCCAAGCCTCTCTGCAGCCTGTGGCACCCCAGGCCTCCCTTAGCCCACAGCTGCCCAGTTACAGCACCGACTTTACGCCACTCAACCCAGCTCCTTACCCTTCTGTGGGACTGGGCTCCTCCTCGCACCTCCTGCAGCCCTCCCAGCACATGCTGCCCCAGGACATGTACAAGCCCAAGCCTGTGCCAAGTGCAGGGCTGATTGAGAGTCCCATGGGCCTAAAGCCTGCCAGGGGATCAGGGAGCTACAGCGGAGGAAGTGCACCCACCAGGTCCTCATGTGACTGCCCCAACTGCCAGGAGCTGGAGAGGCTGGGGGCCTCAGCTGCATCCCTGAGGAAGAAGCCGGTCCACAGCTGCCACATCCCAGGCTGTGGGAAGGTCTACGGCAAGGCCTCCCACCTCAAGGCTCACTTACGCTGGCACACTGGCGAACGGCCCTTTGTTTGCAACTGGCTGTTCTGTGGGAAACGTTTCACCCGCTCAGACGAACTGGAGAGGCACGTGCGCACCCATACACGGGAGAAGAAGTTCACCTGTCTACTGTGCAACAAGCGTTTCACACGCAGCGACCACCTCTCGAAGCACCAGAAGACCCATGCAGATTCTGCAATGCAGGGGAAAGCTGTAGCTGTGGAGGGAGAAACGGATCCGCGGAGTGAAGAGACCACAGAGCTCAATGCCAGCGCCGTACCCAGCAACCCTGTCACTGACCAAATCGCCAATGGAGATGAGAAGACTGGAACACCTAATGGAGTGGAGAACAGTAGTGGACTATTGGAGATCTGA